A genomic window from Candidatus Obscuribacter sp. includes:
- a CDS encoding tetratricopeptide repeat protein: MALSKMVYRKKLIVMVAVTLLTSSMVSINSVRADDLNAQAEHYHDLIDEKKLTEAQFNELAKLAVANPTNAKLQLAYGLALDYAGLPDEAEERFALADKYGPKDPMALVNLLRHLLSKGDQSAARSILEQAMKRFPDSPDVALIVGRALKENRNYVEAERVLARAYNMTPADKRPLGLATHLAEVYVQTEPAMALRLIKEDLARNPDFFMAQSLAANSYANLGEYRKAITPLSKLFAKSGMWGNTSELYTRCLFWDGRYNEAIQPGLYFLAKTSGAMGGKLPAVPMLSVLFDHVSSKQAKAAIDQFYQRTAKEDVVKPPFHYYLARALALSNRADLALNEINTFLTFDSSSFDAILFKAQLLENKLGEYDQALACYRLAHAILPYNAVCTNSLMRLEERIASRRTDLAWQFKDFFRKLLHLPPD; this comes from the coding sequence ATGGCATTATCTAAAATGGTCTATCGTAAAAAGCTGATTGTCATGGTCGCCGTGACATTGTTAACGAGCTCCATGGTCAGCATAAACAGCGTACGGGCGGACGACCTCAATGCCCAGGCTGAGCACTATCATGATCTTATCGACGAAAAGAAGCTGACAGAAGCTCAGTTTAATGAGCTAGCCAAGCTCGCCGTGGCTAATCCCACCAATGCCAAACTGCAACTGGCCTATGGTCTGGCTCTAGATTATGCGGGTCTGCCAGATGAAGCCGAAGAGCGATTTGCACTGGCTGATAAGTACGGTCCTAAGGACCCAATGGCTTTAGTCAATTTACTCAGACATTTGCTATCAAAAGGCGATCAAAGCGCTGCTCGCAGTATTCTTGAGCAAGCGATGAAGCGCTTTCCGGATAGTCCTGATGTCGCTTTGATAGTCGGGCGTGCCCTCAAAGAAAATCGCAATTATGTAGAAGCCGAGCGTGTATTGGCTCGTGCCTATAATATGACTCCAGCAGATAAGCGCCCCCTTGGTCTGGCCACACATTTAGCTGAAGTCTATGTCCAAACTGAACCTGCCATGGCATTGCGCCTGATTAAAGAGGATCTGGCTCGAAACCCTGATTTTTTTATGGCGCAGTCGCTTGCTGCTAACTCATATGCCAATCTAGGCGAGTATCGCAAAGCCATTACTCCACTTTCCAAGCTCTTTGCCAAAAGCGGTATGTGGGGCAATACTTCCGAGCTATATACGCGCTGTCTATTTTGGGATGGCAGATACAATGAGGCGATTCAGCCTGGTCTGTATTTTTTAGCCAAGACATCAGGCGCTATGGGCGGCAAATTACCTGCTGTTCCTATGCTTTCGGTGCTCTTTGATCATGTCAGTTCAAAACAGGCCAAGGCAGCCATTGACCAGTTTTATCAACGCACCGCCAAAGAAGACGTTGTCAAACCGCCATTTCACTATTATTTGGCGCGCGCACTTGCACTGAGTAATAGAGCTGACCTTGCACTTAATGAGATTAATACGTTTTTGACTTTTGACAGCAGTAGTTTTGATGCCATTTTGTTTAAGGCTCAACTATTAGAAAACAAGCTGGGTGAATATGATCAGGCTCTTGCTTGTTATCGTCTGGCTCATGCCATTTTGCCTTACAATGCAGTTTGTACCAACTCTTTGATGCGACTGGAAGAGCGCATCGCTAGCCGGCGCACTGACCTTGCCTGGCAATTCAAAGACTTCTTTCGCAAGCTATTGCATTTGCCCCCGGATTAG